ATTGGTGCATCGACCAAAAAAAATCAAGTCATCAGAAATAAGAAGAGGATTCACTGGAAATTCAAAAAGACTGAATATGCATCCAACTTCCGTACTCGGGGACGTAAGCAAACCCAGAACGGGCTGAAGGAAGAGAAGGTGGGTATCGGCGGACTCACTCTGCACAATTCTCTGGTAGATTTCAGCAGCCGGAGAGTCCGGCACCTCGGTGAGGAAAGACTTGCCCTCGTCGCAGCTCCGCGCTATCCTCGGGTCGAGGGGCACCTTCCCCAGCAGGGGCAGATTTAGATCTGCACACATTTTCTCAGCGCCCCCGGTGGTGGGGGGGAAGATCTGCGATGTGTTCTACATGACAAGTCAAGGACAAAACTAATTAATACATATTTGGAGATTCATTGTCTGTGAGCCACATAGCTACATGTGTACTGTTTAAAGAGTGTTTTTATGTGCACAAGAACACGTATTTGGGAGCATGAAGTAACTAGCGACACAACACTGTCACTTTATTTAGGGCGAGTTAGCTCGGAAATATGCAATTCTTTCAACCGTTTAAACCAGATttacagggttttttatcacAGGCAGAGATTGGTGTAGATTTATCCAGATTCTTTCTGTGTACTTCACATCCTGCTGCTTTTGTTGTACCTTAGTACAGAGTAGCACGAAGATGCATGACAGATCTCAAAAGAGGCTCCAACTCCGTTGAAAGTGGGAGGAGGAGTAGAGTTGATTGGCTGACCCCACCCCTAAAACCACCTTCTATAACAGGGGTGTTAAGACATGGCTGGAAAGGGAGCTGTTGTACATCTCTGTAGTTTTTTGAAAAATCACATATCAGACATTTAATTAACACCAATGAAAACTTTTGCTGGgaataaaaagtaataatatgCCTTCTTTAGAGTCCTTCATATGCTGGTGATTCaaaactgcagcttcaccttCAAAAAGTTTTCCTGAGAGCCTAAAGAGAATGATGACAAAGCCTTGCGATAGGCAATGACATCCTGACTTATAGCCTCTAGAATAAGCCAACTTTGTAAATTTAAAGATATTTTTTTCAACCTATCAAATCTAAAAGTGAAGTTTCTCAAGAACCACAGAAGAAGATCAAGAGTGGGACTGAAAAACAGTCCTGTAAAATCTAACAtagtttaatattattattttttttttattatctacTATTATCTAATAGGATCTATGATTCATTTTAAACTTCAGTTTCCAACATCTGAGATATGAAGTGCTAGAGGCTGATCTTAAATATCTTAAAGACAAGTGTCATTTAAGAGCACAGACACAGAAGCTTGCTGAGATACTGAACTTCTTgtggtttttaaatgttgattAAGTCAAGCATAACAACATTcaaaaggagggtaaaaaacacAAACGGGTTCAAATAAAGGAAGATGATACCACAAGGAATACAGCTCCGCTCACGATCTGTTCCTCTTTCCTGTGTGCTTCTGCTCTTATTCACCTGAACTCTCCCAACATATGCCTGCACACCTTTTCTCCACTCTGCTTATACAGTATCTTTAATCAGGCAGAATGTGCTCCATGATTTCAGAGTTTTGGCCTTGCATGTGCTACTGTGTTTGTCAGTGACCTTGCATTTGGGACAGACGAAGCCGCTCATGTTCTCCACCACCCCGATGATCGGCAGCTTAACCTTCTGACAGAACCGGATCTCCTTCCGCACGTCCTGCAACGACACCTCCTACGAAGACAGAGGGGGAAAGGATGTAAAAACAGGAACGCGgtagcaggaaaagagaggacGCAACAGTGGCATGGAAAACCTCACAGGATGAAAcgcttataataataataatacaataacgtCTCAATGAAAAATTGGATTGTTTCTCAGGGTAATTCCAGTCTGGTGAATGCCTGGATGTGGTTAGATAAAGCCTGAAGGAATgaggaagtgttttttttttttactgtggtctAATCTCACCGGTCTGAGCCGAAACGTACCAGGAAATGTTGGCTTTAAATAGTTTTTCACGTAATATCAGACAAGATTTTAGAGACACACACGTGCTACTGAAAGCAGCTTGTTGCAATAACATCATTTCACAACATTTTGGTTCCCaaattctaacaaaaaaaaaaagaaacgctggGGAATTCTGTCAACGATTTTCTTTGATGAAAGAGATCGGCCTTTATGGTTGCTAACAacactgaagaagaagaaggagtgCTGACTTTATGTCACATGAGTAGCAGGCCTTATTTTTAATcatttacatctttttttttaaccgttTTATCATTATGAGAAACAAAGACAGTCTATTAGAAACAATGTCTGTCAGAAATGCACTTTTTGGGATGAATTTGAAGAACTGCAGGACCCTGTCTTTCTTCCATCTCTGTCTTACTAAAGAGATTCTCCTTTACACGCAGGCTATTACATCAGAGTACAAGCGTACAGCGTCACCTCCCTGTGCTTGGTTCTCAGGGAGGTCAAACTAAATCCTGACTATTGCTTGTGCAGTCAATTTGCTGAGTCAGTTTGCTTCACCTACCTGTGATGGTTACATAACACAAATAAGCAATTTCTTTATCAATTTTTTTATACAGTAGGTTATCACAGGTTatcacaaaaacacaaagacgCATAACTTCTTTTGTGCCTTGaaccaaaatttaaaaaaaaagaaaggcaaaagctgtcactttttttaaaatctatttACATAAAAGAAAAGTGATGTTATTAAGCAGGAGTTACAAGATACAGTATGTGCAGCCGGAGGAAAACACAGGAGGAGCCGTAcggcaagaaagaaaaacaaaaagattttttttttttgtgttttttttaactattgggaATATTGCGACAAAATACCTGTAACAGGAACCAATGCGATACCACAAGTCATCCCAGTGTCATGTACACATGTGAAGAGACTTGTTGGTCCcttttcattaaaagaaaaaaaatcccccctAAAAAACCTCACTTCTGAATCGTCCAGTTGTGTGTTTTGGTTCACTATCCTGTTGGAGGATCCATAACCTGCGACTGAAACCTAACTTTCTGCCACTGGGCAGCACAtttcactccaaaatttcttcATAGTCTTTAAATTTCATTGAACTTGTGCAGTTTCAAAACATCCGGTACCAGAcgcagcaaagcagctccagagCATAACCGAGCCCCCCCtgtttcagcgtttctttttttttttttttttttttaaatgcaacaGTAACCACAGGAACATCAAGCTGTTAGAGGCGGTTTTATCCTCAGACAACTTTCTCCTTTGTTTTCTCTGGTCCATGTTTAGTGTCGTGAACACCACGATACCAAACAGCAGGGTGACGACTTTTAACCCCTTTTAATCAGCCGGACAATAATACCATCGTGGCCATTTGTATTGATTCATACCACTGCTTTGATATTGATACTTTAGTTTCAGTTTGTCTACTGGATAAACTGCTGCGATTTCATCAAAGAGGCGTCCTGGCTGTCTGGAAATGCTGCTGCTTTCGAGTGCCGCTCCCGTCAGGGCGGGGCAGGCACACTTTGACTGATGTTGATGTGATTTGATGTTTATcgcatttaaacaaaaaaaaaaagggctttTGCAGAGTTTGAGTTTAATTACTCCCCACCAGCCTCATCTACTTTTGCATTTCCAGAGTAACTTATCACAAACTCCAACCAGTGAGCTTTCGGTATTGAGCTGAGAGATGACATTGACCGTAAAAGGGGGCTGATTGGTACTTTTTTATTCCCCCAAAAACCCATCAACTGCCTGATCATGTGTGGTTTCAGTGCGACTTCTATGATTAGTCACTCTACATATACAACAACTATACAAAGAACTCCAGCACGGCTGAAAGTCATTTagggaaatgttgagaattacCAACTGAACGAGAAGGCGGCACATTAGAAGGAGTGAAAGTATTTGCAGACGTTTAAAGGTGGGATTTCCCGTCACAGTTGCAGATATTAGCAATTACACTAACTGTCAACTATCTGctgtgagcagtactcgagttgtaaaaaaaaaaaatcaggggggatggtggattttatcatatggggacagataatttgtgctgattacaaataatataatatattacaaataatagcactgaccaaaacacctgcagaaatactgcaggaatgacatagcagcagttaaatgcagccttctgtaagctttaaatatccactgggcttacatcaaatacatcaaaacacaacaataaaaaacagttttctgaacttatcaatatgactctgtccttcacaggataagtaaaatggatcactgcaaaaactcaaaatctcaacaagaatatttgtctcatttctagttaaaatgtctcattttagtaaaaaaaatctcattacacttaaaacaagactaatcactggaaacaattttcacctgtttcaagtagattttcacttaaaataagtagaaaatctgccagtggaacaagacttttttgcttgtaatgagaagataaatcttgtcccactggcagatttttctacttatttcaagtgaaaatgtacttgaaacaggtgaaaattgtcaaataagtaatttttctggtgttatttttctggtgttatttttctggtgatgactctaaatgtggaaatagcagtaaaaccacattcattgatgaaatgacataagggatggaaaggggggatggcagttttacaggggggaggatttggaccgtttttatttcaggggggatgccatcccctctcatcccccctcaactccagtactggctgtgaGTCATAATGCGCATCTAGACCTTTGACAGTAATTGCTCATTCTCGTCTTTGGGTACCTGTGGGGTGGTGATGATGACTGCTCCGTCCACATGGGTGGAGCTCAGGTACTGGACGATTGACAGGTGTTCATCTGAGGTGCCTGGCGGCGTGTCCACGATGAGGTAGTCCAGCTCCCCCCAGTCCACATCCCTTAAAAACTGCTTGATCATCCCTGGTTGAAGACAAACACCTCTCTGTGCTTAGTGTCCGGCCGTTTGGAAGCagcaaaataaacattaaaacgcGAACGCACCATTTTTCTTGGGTCCTCTCCAGATCACAGCATCATCGGGGCTACTGAGCAGGAAGCCAATAGACATAACCGCCAGGTTGTCGTCTACATACTGGAACACGCAAACAGGTTAATGCATGCAAGGTGGAATTtcttagaataaataaatagaaggaTTCAAGCATGGTTTGAAGGGACTCACCACAGGAGACCAGCCAGAGCCGCTCTGGTGAACCTGCACCAGACAAAAACGACACACGTGCTCACTGTAATGTCAAAGTGGGACATAGATCTCCACGTTTCCTCTTTGAGGTCAGATTGTCTCTGTGATTGTCACAACTGTGAGTAATGTCTCCGGAAAACATCTCAACATTGACCACTCAAGCAAATATTTATCACATGTAGTTCTCACGTGACCCGTCTGAATATTAGTGTGCATTTAACTTGAAATTTGACATATTTTTgagtgtttatgaacatttttggGCACAACTTCACCTGTTCTCCCTCTAAGCCCATGATCCTGGGAATGGATGGACCGCAGATATCTACATCCAGCAGGGCAACCTAGAACAGAAAGGAGGGAGTGCAGAGAGCTCTGTGAACAGCAGGCCGGTTAAGTCTAAAGCTTTAAATCTAACATATTTGATGGACCACAACCCAAACAGAGGTTCTGTTTCTGGATGGTCCTCCCCTCATCAACAGCTCTGCAGCCGATCAGATCAATCTATCGCTGCATGCTGACTAAATACCACAAACCTTCAAAATATCTGCAATAAAACCATTGATCCAAAACTCTTGATCATAATGTTTTAGCACATTCCAGTTAGCCAACTTCCCTTTTATGTGTCAAGTCCAAGATTTACAGTAAGTTACAGTTAGAGATGACCTCCTCACTGGCTGTGATGATAATTTTGTCTCTGTCCAGGTCCTGTTACCTCTCGGTCCTGGATTTGACAAGActgaatataaaatatgtaattaTAAAGATCTGAAGTTACGGTAACATCACGACCAACAGTACGACTGTCAACTGTTTAAGCAGGGATGCAACTAACGATTATTTTTATGGTTGATTAAACTCTCAATTATTAAAACAATTAACCAATTGCGCAACCAACTAATAATTGCTTATTAAATTCATTTACAACCATTTTTGTCATTGATTTTTGTTGACaatgttaattatctgttaCAGCCCTAGTTTTAAGTTATATTTATCTGGTAGACTCCAGATTTTTCATGCATATGACCTACATGTATCAGAGTTATTTATGGAGTTCCACAGGGGCCAGGACTTGTACCACTTCAGTTTTATCTTTGTTTCATTTGGGCAACACTCAATTTATTCATCTACAAAGTATTTAGAAACTAATAACTTTTTGAAGTTACAAGCTTGTCTTGGAAACATTAAAACCTGAATAACCCGCAAAATGACCTTTAAACCTTTGACAGGTGAGATAAGTGTCACTCAGTCCTTAAAATACTCAGGGTGGCATTACTTTGGTGCCCAGTACTAATACGAGGAACCCTGGAGTATCTTTTGACCAAGATTTGCCTTTTAATTCCCAAACTAAAACGTTCCACAGGGCATCCTCTAAACCTGCGCGATGTGACGTGAATCAGAACAATTATTTCCCATAATTCCTGCTGAAAAACTTGTTAAGCTTTATTTAATTATAAGTTGGGCTACTGATTTAGCATTATGCCTGAGTGTCcaaattatttcaataatcaaaaaaataaattagtaattaaaaaacacagcatggttctgtacatgtaaaGAAAGTAATTTTGTTTGTTGACAATACCCGTTTAAAAATATCATCAACctcaaaggagcatgaggcaggatttatgaaaaaaatgcgtatacgttttaagttttctagtaataatgtcagatgaagcgttccaaaccaaaaagaatgagccctctagcgtatctctctgttgccttgaacaggctgtgtgctgcaaaatgcgctgcaattctgggcccgaatttcccgcgctgtcctgcggatgtgacgtcaaatgacgctgcatgcgcattTTCGGCGGCGCacaagtaaacattggatacgcgtttgatggaggcagcttcaacttgaattgggactgaaaacagatgctgacatggctcatttcctgctgaccaggtaagataacattgtaagtcatttagagcttgatttgaaaaatcacatgagattacacacgcgctcccgtgccggtttcgctgttggctgcaggaaccccgacggtcgtcgtggcgttaatgagtctca
This window of the Cololabis saira isolate AMF1-May2022 chromosome 21, fColSai1.1, whole genome shotgun sequence genome carries:
- the nubp1 gene encoding cytosolic Fe-S cluster assembly factor nubp1 translates to MADVPDNAPQHCPGTTSEQAGKSAPCEGCPNQKLCASGATKAPDPAIAEIGAKLSTVKHKILVLSGKGGVGKSTFSAHLAHALAGDSTKEVALLDVDICGPSIPRIMGLEGEQVHQSGSGWSPVYVDDNLAVMSIGFLLSSPDDAVIWRGPKKNGMIKQFLRDVDWGELDYLIVDTPPGTSDEHLSIVQYLSSTHVDGAVIITTPQEVSLQDVRKEIRFCQKVKLPIIGVVENMSGFVCPKCKNTSQIFPPTTGGAEKMCADLNLPLLGKVPLDPRIARSCDEGKSFLTEVPDSPAAEIYQRIVQSIQDYCSNRAMEQLSMT